The following are encoded together in the Astyanax mexicanus isolate ESR-SI-001 chromosome 8, AstMex3_surface, whole genome shotgun sequence genome:
- the LOC125803813 gene encoding E3 ubiquitin/ISG15 ligase TRIM25-like isoform X1: MAEVSLAQDEFSCSVCLDLLKNPVAIPCGHSFCMVCINGFWDEEDQKKIYSCPHCRHTFTSRPVVSKNTMLAEVVEKLKKTRLQAAPPDHSSTDPEDVECDSCIGRKHKAVQSCLVCLASFCEAHLQPHYQSPAFKKHKLVKASRRLQEQICSQHDKLLEVYCRSDQQCICMLCMLDNHKAHDAVSIAAERSKKQEQLVEMQNKFQERIQEREQELQELRKAVESHKRSAQTAVEDSEKIFTEMILSIERRRSEVRQMIRDQEKAAVSRAEERLKRLEQEITELKRRDADLEKLSQTDDTIHFVQSFQSLLAQPVSSDLPTVTISPLLSFEEVVESVSRLRDKVEDFCCEEFEKTANGVKEIQIIPLPEPQSRKDFLQYYYRLTLDPMTANQHLHLSEKNRVVICSDKAQTLPYHPKRFSYYLQVLCRESVSGRCYWEVDWRGSTGVSVAVAYKSISRKGKSIECLLGQSDQSWRLFCSPSGYSFRHGKSDAEILALPVSSRIGVYVDHRAGTLSFYSISDTMTLIHRVQTTFTQPLYAGFVVCSGSVVKMCSADEELKGSNVQVLDALLR, translated from the exons atggcaGAAGTTTCACTGGCTCAGGatgagttcagctgttcagtctgtCTGGATCTCCTGAAGAATCCAGTGGctattccctgtggacacagtttctgtatggtgtgtattaatgggttctgggatgaggaggatcagaagaagatctacagctgccctcactgcagacacaccttcacctcaagacctgtcgtgagtaaaaacaccatgctggctgaggtggtggagaaactgaagaagacgagactccaggctgctcctcctgatcactcttctactgatcctgaagatgtggagtgtgattcctgtattgggagaaaacacaaagccgtccagtcctgcctggtgtgtctggcctctttctgtgaagctcacctccagcctcactaccaatctccagcctttaagaagcacaagctggtcaaagcctccagacgactccaggagcagatctgctctcagcacgataaactgctggaggtttACTGTCGCTCAGACCAGCAGTGTATCTGCATGCTGTGTATGCTGGATAATCATAAAGCACATGATGCTGTATCAATCGCAGCAGAAAGATCTAAGAAACAG GAACAGTTGGTGGAAATGCAGAACAAATTCCAGGAGAGGATCCAGGAGAGGGAGCAGGAGCTTCAGGAACTGAGGAAGGCTGTAGAGTCTCACAAA cgctctgctcagacagcagtggaggacagtgagaagatcttcactgagatgatcctctccattgagagaagacgctctgaggtgaggcagatgatcagagatcaggagaaagctgcagtgagtcgagctgaagaacgtctgaagagactggagcaggagatcacagagctgaagaggagagatgctgatctggagaagctcTCACAGACCGACGACACCATTCATTTTGTTCAG AGTTTCCAGTCTCTTTTGGCACAGCCAGTATCATCAGATTTACCCACAGTCACTATCAGTCCTCTCCTCTCATTTGAGGAGGTTGTGGAGTCTGTGTCTCGGCTGAGGGACAAAGTAGAAGACTTCTGTTGTGAGGAGTTTGAGAAGACAGCAAATGGAG TGAAGGAAATCCAGATTATTCCTCTTCCTGAACCTCAAAGCAGAAAGGACTTTCTACAAT attacTACAGGCTCACGCTGGATCCCATGACAGCAAATCAGCACCTCCACCTGTCTGAGAAGAACAGAGTGGTGATCTGCAGTGATAAAGCACAGACACTTCCGTACCATCCTAAGAGGTTCAGCTATTACcttcaggttctgtgtagagagagtgtgagcggacgctgctactgggaggtGGACTGGAGAGGATCTACAGGGGTTTCGGTAGCTGTGGCGTATAAAAGCATCAGCAGGAAGGGGAAAAGTATCGAGTGTCTGTTGGGACAAAGCGATCAGTCATGGCGGCTGTTCTGCTCTCCCTCCGGTTACTCGTTCAGACACGGTAAATCAGATGCCGAGATCCTGGCGCTGCCCGTCTCCTctagaataggagtgtatgtggatcacagggcaggaactctgtccttctacagcatctctgataccatgaccctcatccacagagtccagaccaccttcactcagccacTCTACGCTGGGTTTGTGGTTTGTTCGGGATCAGTCGTTAAAATGTGCAGCGCAGATGAAGAACTGAAAGGATCAAACGTTCAGGTTTTAGATGCGCTgttaagatag
- the LOC125803813 gene encoding tripartite motif-containing protein 16-like isoform X2: MVCINGFWDEEDQKKIYSCPHCRHTFTSRPVVSKNTMLAEVVEKLKKTRLQAAPPDHSSTDPEDVECDSCIGRKHKAVQSCLVCLASFCEAHLQPHYQSPAFKKHKLVKASRRLQEQICSQHDKLLEVYCRSDQQCICMLCMLDNHKAHDAVSIAAERSKKQEQLVEMQNKFQERIQEREQELQELRKAVESHKRSAQTAVEDSEKIFTEMILSIERRRSEVRQMIRDQEKAAVSRAEERLKRLEQEITELKRRDADLEKLSQTDDTIHFVQSFQSLLAQPVSSDLPTVTISPLLSFEEVVESVSRLRDKVEDFCCEEFEKTANGVKEIQIIPLPEPQSRKDFLQYYYRLTLDPMTANQHLHLSEKNRVVICSDKAQTLPYHPKRFSYYLQVLCRESVSGRCYWEVDWRGSTGVSVAVAYKSISRKGKSIECLLGQSDQSWRLFCSPSGYSFRHGKSDAEILALPVSSRIGVYVDHRAGTLSFYSISDTMTLIHRVQTTFTQPLYAGFVVCSGSVVKMCSADEELKGSNVQVLDALLR, translated from the exons atggtgtgtattaatgggttctgggatgaggaggatcagaagaagatctacagctgccctcactgcagacacaccttcacctcaagacctgtcgtgagtaaaaacaccatgctggctgaggtggtggagaaactgaagaagacgagactccaggctgctcctcctgatcactcttctactgatcctgaagatgtggagtgtgattcctgtattgggagaaaacacaaagccgtccagtcctgcctggtgtgtctggcctctttctgtgaagctcacctccagcctcactaccaatctccagcctttaagaagcacaagctggtcaaagcctccagacgactccaggagcagatctgctctcagcacgataaactgctggaggtttACTGTCGCTCAGACCAGCAGTGTATCTGCATGCTGTGTATGCTGGATAATCATAAAGCACATGATGCTGTATCAATCGCAGCAGAAAGATCTAAGAAACAG GAACAGTTGGTGGAAATGCAGAACAAATTCCAGGAGAGGATCCAGGAGAGGGAGCAGGAGCTTCAGGAACTGAGGAAGGCTGTAGAGTCTCACAAA cgctctgctcagacagcagtggaggacagtgagaagatcttcactgagatgatcctctccattgagagaagacgctctgaggtgaggcagatgatcagagatcaggagaaagctgcagtgagtcgagctgaagaacgtctgaagagactggagcaggagatcacagagctgaagaggagagatgctgatctggagaagctcTCACAGACCGACGACACCATTCATTTTGTTCAG AGTTTCCAGTCTCTTTTGGCACAGCCAGTATCATCAGATTTACCCACAGTCACTATCAGTCCTCTCCTCTCATTTGAGGAGGTTGTGGAGTCTGTGTCTCGGCTGAGGGACAAAGTAGAAGACTTCTGTTGTGAGGAGTTTGAGAAGACAGCAAATGGAG TGAAGGAAATCCAGATTATTCCTCTTCCTGAACCTCAAAGCAGAAAGGACTTTCTACAAT attacTACAGGCTCACGCTGGATCCCATGACAGCAAATCAGCACCTCCACCTGTCTGAGAAGAACAGAGTGGTGATCTGCAGTGATAAAGCACAGACACTTCCGTACCATCCTAAGAGGTTCAGCTATTACcttcaggttctgtgtagagagagtgtgagcggacgctgctactgggaggtGGACTGGAGAGGATCTACAGGGGTTTCGGTAGCTGTGGCGTATAAAAGCATCAGCAGGAAGGGGAAAAGTATCGAGTGTCTGTTGGGACAAAGCGATCAGTCATGGCGGCTGTTCTGCTCTCCCTCCGGTTACTCGTTCAGACACGGTAAATCAGATGCCGAGATCCTGGCGCTGCCCGTCTCCTctagaataggagtgtatgtggatcacagggcaggaactctgtccttctacagcatctctgataccatgaccctcatccacagagtccagaccaccttcactcagccacTCTACGCTGGGTTTGTGGTTTGTTCGGGATCAGTCGTTAAAATGTGCAGCGCAGATGAAGAACTGAAAGGATCAAACGTTCAGGTTTTAGATGCGCTgttaagatag